From a single Brassica napus cultivar Da-Ae chromosome C9, Da-Ae, whole genome shotgun sequence genomic region:
- the LOC106442571 gene encoding uncharacterized protein LOC106442571, protein MWLMQTFNSGEEFKDQLLHYILKKLCRWEKTKLGAICTNDKCKWKIYCSVGKPKRKWMVKSYVDGHNHMKSSKARMLKQGTIARLYKDEARRRPGIKWTDIKDEIMMRYNLSVSKWICTKARRMALDLVIETQREQFTKLWDYEKELQRSNDNTKTEIVTISREDGKFVFDRFYICFENLRSTWKRCCRPIIGLDGAFMKWELKGEILPAVGRDADNRIYPIAWAIVRVEDNASWGWFVDKLKSDLELGLGNGFTIISNKQKGLINVVADLLPGAEHSFTQGDYQYNLHALEVFDATSHEDLLKTEPKKWCRAFFSPHARCEDVCNNLSESFNRTISEARKLPLINMLEEIRRLAMKRNSRRRDKTSGCSTPFPPNIIEIFDYLVCLPQQHCACNHITGIPCQHAIYVINEHNKEPADYVDSYYLTSRWQDTYENNIKPVNGERLWEKTCKEAVQIPEKRRMSGRPKNYDRIKEAHESKTKDDPWSIHNAPKRSRNAQSQSTPNPVSTQPCVDPQPSTAPQPSNAPAARGRGRPRGRGRGRGRGRGCGREREPLVPRECGCYIGPYSGRVFDVCGPTAVSDQNSQGSQQQPQDS, encoded by the exons ATGTGGTTAATGCAGACATTCAACAGTGGGGAGGAGTTCAAAGATCAGCTGCTACACTATATTTTGAAGAAGCTATGTAGATGGGAGAAAACGAAGTTAGGAGCCATTTGCACAAACGACAAATGCAAGTGGAAGATTTATTGCTCAGTTGGGAAGCCAAAGAGGAAGTGGATGGTGAAATCTTATGTAGATGGACATAACCATATGAAGAGTAGCAAAGCGAGGATGTTGAAGCAGGGTACAATTGCAAGGTTGTATAAGGATGAAGCAAGAAGAAGGCCTGGTATTAAGTGGACTGACATCAAGGATGAGATAATGATGAGGTACAATCTCTCAGTTTCTAAATGGATATGCACGAAAGCAAGAAGAATGGCTCTAGACTTGGTTATAGAAACTCAGAGGGAACAATTCACAAAACTGTGGGATTACGAGAAGGAGCTTCAGCGTTCAAATGATAATACGAAGACTGAGATTGTGACTATTTCTCGTGAAGATGGCAAGTTTGTGTTTGATAGATTCTACATTTGCTTTGAGAATCTTAGGAGCACATGGAAGCGTTGTTGCCGGCCTATTATAGGACTTGATGGAGCGTTTATGAAATGGGAGTTAAAAGGTGAGATTCTTCCAGCTGTTGGAAGAGATGCGGATAATAGGATTTATCCTATTGCGTGGGCAATAGTTAGAGTCGAAGACAATGCTTCATGGGGTTGGTTTGTTGATAAGTTGAAGTCTGATTTAGAGTTGGGGTTAGGAAATGGATTCACTATCATATCTAACAAGCAGAAAGGGTTGATAAATGTTGTTGCAGACCTTCTTCCCGGCGCAGAGCATAG CTTCACTCAAGGTGATTATCAGTACAATCTACACGCTTTAGAAGTGTTCGATGCAACATCACACGAGGACTTGTTGAAAACAGAACCGAAGAAATGGTGTAGAGCGTTTTTCAGTCCACATGCACGATGCGAGGATGTGTGTAACAACCTCTCAGAAAGCTTCAACAGAACAATCAGTGAAGCTCGTAAGTTGCCATTGATTAACATGCTTGAGGAGATTAGGAGACTTGCAATGAAGCGTAACTCTAGAAGGCGTGACAAAACAAGTGGTTGTTCAACTCCATTTCCACCAAACATCATAGAGATTTTTGA CTACTTGGTATGTCTTCCACAACAGCATTGTGCTTGTAATCACATCACGGGAATACCTTGCCAGCATGCTATTTATGTCATTAATGAGCATAATAAGGAACCTGCAGA CTATGTTGATAGTTACTATCTGACATCAAGGTGGCAAGATACTTATGAAAACAACATAAAACCTGTCAACGGTGAGAGATTGTGGGAGAAGACGTGTAAAGAAGCTGTACAAATCCCTGAAAAAAGGAGAATGTCAGGACGTCCGAAAAATTATGATAGGATCAAAGAGGCACATGAGTCAAAGACAAAG GATGATCCTTGGAGCATTCACAATGCACCGAAGAGGAGCAGGAATGCTCAAAGCCAGTCCACACCAAATCCGGTCAGCACACAGCCTTGTGTTGATCCACAGCCTTCAACTGCTCCACAGCCTTCAAATGCTCCAGCTGCAAGAGGACGTGGTCGTCCACGGGGACGAGGGAGAGGGCGTGGTCGCGGTCGCGGTTGCGGACGTGAGCGTGAGCCTCTTGTTCCAAGAGAGTGTGGTTGCTATATTGGTCCTTATTCTGGTCGTGTATTTGATGTATGTGGGCCTACTGCTGTGAGTGATCAGAATTCACAAGGCTCTCAACAACAACCTCAAGACTCTTAG
- the LOC106440339 gene encoding F-box/kelch-repeat protein At5g26960-like yields MSESCNSRHFSWLMKSCLPNPSDAKSLVPIHHHANPPATVTPISSLPDDLLLECLSRVPSSSIPSLTAVCRRWSRLLLSPYFLHLRRRLGLLRHSLFAISAVDSGLFAAVLQIQSEVPSWRVSLAVCNDGGQGSLSHARAAAIGPRVYVVSRNAVLRYDAWTGTVALRSPMIFPRKKFAIAVVSGKIYVAGGGGGSEVTAAVEEYDPERNRWEVVTHAARKRYGCIGAAVDGVFYVIGGLKIGNETSVTSRGTAAHVYASSMDLFDVRSRQWLRSRSVPGGGCVVAACAAVGHVYVLSSHAVELSFWRFYARRGGGGGFGEWTRLKSPPLPAQVRLDGTVRFSCVGVEDKVAVVQVVGCIDDLLRRSGRSERGLRESLVLLYDTVDGEWRRAADLPEMITRAACACVEW; encoded by the coding sequence ATGTCAGAGAGCTGCAACTCCCGGCACTTCTCATGGCTCATGAAATCTTGCTTACCCAATCCCTCCGACGCCAAATCACTCGTCCCGATCCACCACCATGCGAATCCTCCGGCCACCGTCACGCCGATCTCTTCTCTGCCTGACGATTTGTTGCTCGAATGTCTCTCCAGAGTCCCTTCCTCTTCCATTCCCTCTCTCACCGCCGTGTGCCGCCGCTGGTCTCGCCTCCTCCTCTCTCCTTACTTCCTCCACCTCCGCCGTCGTCTAGGCCTTCTCCGGCATTCTCTTTTCGCCATCTCCGCCGTCGATTCCGGACTTTTCGCCGCGGTTTTGCAGATTCAGTCTGAGGTTCCGTCGTGGAGAGTTTCCCTCGCTGTTTGCAACGACGGTGGTCAGGGAAGTCTATCTCACGCGCGCGCGGCGGCGATTGGACCGAGGGTTTACGTCGTTAGTAGAAATGCGGTTTTGAGATACGATGCGTGGACGGGGACTGTTGCCTTGAGGTCGCCGATGATTTTCCCTCGGAAGAAGTTCGCGATCGCCGTCGTTTCCGGGAAGATCTACGTTGCTGGTGGAGGAGGTGGTTCGGAAGTCACGGCGGCGGTTGAAGAGTACGATCCGGAGAGAAACCGGTGGGAGGTGGTGACGCACGCGGCGAGGAAGAGGTACGGATGCATCGGAGCAGCGGTGGATGGAGTTTTCTACGTGATCGGAGGTTTGAAGATCGGAAACGAGACGTCGGTGACGTCACGCGGCACGGCGGCGCACGTTTACGCGAGCTCCATGGATCTCTTCGATGTGAGATCGCGTCAGTGGCTGAGGAGTCGCTCAGTTCCCGGAGGTGGATGCGTGGTGGCGGCTTGCGCGGCGGTGGGACACGTGTACGTGCTGAGCAGCCATGCGGTGGAGCTCTCGTTCTGGCGATTCTACGCGCGTCGCGGGGGAGGCGGTGGATTCGGGGAATGGACGAGGCTGAAGAGTCCGCCGTTGCCGGCGCAGGTGAGGTTAGACGGGACGGTGAGGTTTAGCTGCGTCGGCGTGGAGGATAAAGTGGCGGTGGTTCAGGTGGTGGGGTGCATTGACGATTTGCTGCGACGGAGTGGGAGGAGCGAGAGGGGGCTGAGAGAGAGCCTTGTGTTGTTGTACGATACGGTGGATGGAGAGTGGAGGAGAGCGGCGGATCTACCGGAAATGATTACACGCGCCGCGTGCGCGTGTGTGGAGTGGTAG
- the LOC106436482 gene encoding salicylate/benzoate carboxyl methyltransferase-like, with the protein MRDSRSQKTYHIVIVLIFNTFLEIVLEMTSRFIRSISSSRCDGKSENEMNNGDEESGKYPLATILSMRGGDGHNSYSTNSLLQRRVLSMTKPILVKNTKEMMTNLDFPKCIKLADLGCSSGQNTFTAMSDIVNTIIALCEESNKNPPEIDCCLNDLSGNDFNMTFKFLTFFNDKLTSKIPCFVSGVPGSFYSRLFPRKSLHFVHSNYSLHYLSKVPDRLEKNKMSVYITGSSLPSEHKAYLNQFQKDFTAFLRMRSEEMVSNGRMVLTLIGRKTLDDPLYRDCCHWLTLLSDSLRDLVFEGLVSASKVSSFKVPFYDPNGDEVKELIRNEGSFMVNDLETHIFDLGLSNEEYGLQSDRAKAGEKEANCIRAVTETMLVAYFGDAINIATLFEKYAHHVSQHSSCKNKTSVSLVVSLIRK; encoded by the exons ATGAGGGATAGCCGCTCTCAGAAAACATATCATATTGTTATAGTTCTCATTTTTAATACTTTTCTTGAAATAGTTCTCGAAATGACTTCAAGATTCATCCGTTCGATTTCTTCCTCAAG GTGTGATGGGAAGAGTGAAAATGAGATGAATAACGGGGATGAAGAGAGTGGTAAATACCCTCTTGCGACTATTTTAAGTATGCGAGGAGGAGATGGACACAATAGCTACTCTACCAACTCTCTTCTTCAG AGAAGAGTTTTATCAATGACCAAGCCCATCCTGgttaaaaacactaaagaaaTGATGACAAACTTGGACTTTCCTAAATGCATTAAACTAGCAGATTTGGGCTGTTCTTCAGGACAAAACACGTTCACGGCCATGTCTGATATCGTTAACACAATCATTGCGTTATGTGAAGAAAGCAACAAAAACCCTCCAGAGATAGATTGTTGTCTGAACGATCTCTCTGGTAATGATTTCAACATGACATTCAAGTTCCTAACCTTCTTCAACGATAAGCTCACAAGCAAAATACCATGCTTTGTCTCTGGAGTACCTGGTTCCTTTTACTCAAGGCTCTTTCCTCGCAAGAGTCTCCATTTCGTTCATTCAAACTACAGTCTTCATTACCTCTCTAAG GTTCCCGACAGACTTGAGAAGAACAAGATGAGTGTGTACATAACAGGTTCAAGTCTTCCAAGTGAACACAAGGCTTACCTGAATCAGTTCCAGAAAGATTTTACGGCATTTCTAAGAATGCGTTCTGAAGAAATGGTATCTAATGGACGCATGGTTCTCACATTAATCGGCAGGAAAACTCTTGATGATCCACTATACAGGGATTGTTGTCATTGGTTGACATTGTTATCCGATTCTCTCCGTGACCTAGTTTTCGag GGTCTTGTGAGTGCATCAAAGGTGAGTTCGTTCAAGGTGCCGTTTTATGATCCTAACGGAGACGAAGTGAAAGAACTAATTAGAAATGAGGGTTCATTCATGGTAAACGACTTGGAGACACATATATTTGATCTCGGTCTTAGTAACGAAGAATATGGCTTGCAATCAGATAGAGCAAAAGCAGGGGAAAAGGAAGCTAATTGCATAAGAGCAGTGACTGAAACAATGCTTGTAGCTTACTTTGGAGATGCCATTAATATCGCTacattgtttgaaaaatatgcaCATCATGTGTCGCAGCATTCTAGCTGCAAGAACAAAACGTCTGTCAGTCTAGTCGTTTCGCTGATTcggaaataa